A portion of the Musa acuminata AAA Group cultivar baxijiao chromosome BXJ1-1, Cavendish_Baxijiao_AAA, whole genome shotgun sequence genome contains these proteins:
- the LOC103973981 gene encoding PTI1-like tyrosine-protein kinase 3 isoform X2 gives MICLCSEICPFWIEILEEPRQISMKVSVVIVKGMPKYSAGPKNEPPKAPPPIEVPALSLDELKDKTDNFGSKALVGEGSYGRVYLAVLNDEKQVALKKLDSSSESETNAEFLAQVSVVSRLKHENVVEMLGYCVEGNLRLLAYEFATMGSLHDILHGRKGVQGAQPGPPLDWMQRVRIAVDAAKGLEYLHEKVQPSIIHRDIRSSNVLLFEDFKAKIADFNLLNQAPDMAARLHSTRVLGTFGYHAPEYAMTGQLTQKSDVYSFGVVLLELLTGRKPVDHTMPRGQQSLVTWATPRLSEDKVKQCIDPRMNGDYPPKAVAKFAAVAALCVQYEAEFRPNMSIVVKALSPLLLSKQVAPLTASDAPSLVS, from the exons ATGATTTGCTTGTGCTCTGAAATCTGCCCCTTTTGGATTGAGATTCTAGAAGAGCCAAGGCAAATATCTATGAAGGTCTCTGTTGTCATTGTTAAAG GCATGCCAAAGTACTCTGCTGGTCCCAAAAATGAACCCCCCAAGGCACCACCTCCGATAGAAGTGCCAGCACTCTCATTAGATGAATTAAAAGATAAGACTGATAATTTTGGATCAAAGGCTTTGGTAGGTGAGGGATCATATGGAAGAGTGTATCTTGCAGTTTTGAACGATGAGAAGCAGGTGGCCTTGAAAAAACTTGATTCTTCATCAGAGTCCGAGACCAATGCTGAATTTTTGGCTCAG GTTTCAGTGGTGTCGAGGTTGAAGCATGAAAATGTTGTAGAAATGTTGGGGTATTGTGTTGAAGGAAATCTGCGATTGTTGGCCTATGAATTTGCTACAATGGGTTCTTTACATGACATCCTTCATG GTAGAAAAGGAGTTCAAGGCGCACAACCTGGTCCCCCACTTGACTGGATGCAGCGTGTCAGAATTGCTGTTGATGCTGCAAAGGGGCTCGAGTATCTTCATGAGAAGGTTCAGCCTTCTATAATACATCGTGACATCAGATCGAGCAATGTCCTTTTGTTCGAGGACTTTAAAGCAAAAATTGCAGATTTTAATCTCCTAAATCAGGCACCTGATATGGCTGCTCGTCTCCATTCAACTCGTGTCCTTGGAACTTTTGGTTATCATGCACCAGA GTATGCTATGACAGGCCAGCTTACACAGAAAAGTGATGTATATAGTTTTGGTGTTGTTCTTCTGGAGCTGCTGACTGGCAGGAAACCAGTTGACCACACAATGCCCAGAGGGCAGCAAAGTCTGGTTACTTGG GCAACTCCTAGATTGAGTGAGGATAAGGTCAAACAATGTATAGATCCAAGAATGAATGGAGATTATCCACCAAAGGCAGTTGCAAAG TTTGCTGCTGTGGCTGCTCTCTGCGTGCAATACGAAGCTGAGTTTAGGCCTAATATGAGCATTGTGGTCAAGGCACTGTCTCCACTTCTTCTAAGTAAACAAGTCGCTCCCCTTACAGCTTCAGATGCCCCATCTCTAGTTTCTTAA
- the LOC103973981 gene encoding PTI1-like tyrosine-protein kinase 3 isoform X1, whose translation MRRWLCCARHLGGSYHAHENEYLTSPTDDAYGMPKYSAGPKNEPPKAPPPIEVPALSLDELKDKTDNFGSKALVGEGSYGRVYLAVLNDEKQVALKKLDSSSESETNAEFLAQVSVVSRLKHENVVEMLGYCVEGNLRLLAYEFATMGSLHDILHGRKGVQGAQPGPPLDWMQRVRIAVDAAKGLEYLHEKVQPSIIHRDIRSSNVLLFEDFKAKIADFNLLNQAPDMAARLHSTRVLGTFGYHAPEYAMTGQLTQKSDVYSFGVVLLELLTGRKPVDHTMPRGQQSLVTWATPRLSEDKVKQCIDPRMNGDYPPKAVAKFAAVAALCVQYEAEFRPNMSIVVKALSPLLLSKQVAPLTASDAPSLVS comes from the exons ATGCGGCGCTGGCTTTGCTGTGCTCGTCATTTGGGCGGTTCTTACCATGCTCATGAAAATGAATACCTGACAAGCCCAACAGATGATGCATATG GCATGCCAAAGTACTCTGCTGGTCCCAAAAATGAACCCCCCAAGGCACCACCTCCGATAGAAGTGCCAGCACTCTCATTAGATGAATTAAAAGATAAGACTGATAATTTTGGATCAAAGGCTTTGGTAGGTGAGGGATCATATGGAAGAGTGTATCTTGCAGTTTTGAACGATGAGAAGCAGGTGGCCTTGAAAAAACTTGATTCTTCATCAGAGTCCGAGACCAATGCTGAATTTTTGGCTCAG GTTTCAGTGGTGTCGAGGTTGAAGCATGAAAATGTTGTAGAAATGTTGGGGTATTGTGTTGAAGGAAATCTGCGATTGTTGGCCTATGAATTTGCTACAATGGGTTCTTTACATGACATCCTTCATG GTAGAAAAGGAGTTCAAGGCGCACAACCTGGTCCCCCACTTGACTGGATGCAGCGTGTCAGAATTGCTGTTGATGCTGCAAAGGGGCTCGAGTATCTTCATGAGAAGGTTCAGCCTTCTATAATACATCGTGACATCAGATCGAGCAATGTCCTTTTGTTCGAGGACTTTAAAGCAAAAATTGCAGATTTTAATCTCCTAAATCAGGCACCTGATATGGCTGCTCGTCTCCATTCAACTCGTGTCCTTGGAACTTTTGGTTATCATGCACCAGA GTATGCTATGACAGGCCAGCTTACACAGAAAAGTGATGTATATAGTTTTGGTGTTGTTCTTCTGGAGCTGCTGACTGGCAGGAAACCAGTTGACCACACAATGCCCAGAGGGCAGCAAAGTCTGGTTACTTGG GCAACTCCTAGATTGAGTGAGGATAAGGTCAAACAATGTATAGATCCAAGAATGAATGGAGATTATCCACCAAAGGCAGTTGCAAAG TTTGCTGCTGTGGCTGCTCTCTGCGTGCAATACGAAGCTGAGTTTAGGCCTAATATGAGCATTGTGGTCAAGGCACTGTCTCCACTTCTTCTAAGTAAACAAGTCGCTCCCCTTACAGCTTCAGATGCCCCATCTCTAGTTTCTTAA